A single Drosophila miranda strain MSH22 chromosome XR, D.miranda_PacBio2.1, whole genome shotgun sequence DNA region contains:
- the LOC117186275 gene encoding homeobox protein extradenticle isoform X1 produces the protein MEDPNRMMAHTGGMMAPQGYSLSGQDDGQNTGNENEVRKQKDIGEILQQIMSISEQSLDEAQARKHTLNCHRMKPALFSVLCEIKEKTVLSIRNTQEEEPPDPQLMRLDNMLIAEGVAGPEKGGGGAAAASAAAASQGGSLSIDGADNAIEHSDYRAKLAQIRQIYHQELEKYEQACNEFTTHVMNLLREQSRTRPITPKEIERMVQIIHKKFSSIQMQLKQSTCEAVMILRSRFLDARRKRRNFSKQASEILNEYFYSHLSNPYPSEEAKEELARKCGITVSQVSNWFGNKRIRYKKNIGKAQEEANLYAAKKAAGASPYSMAGPPSGTTTPMMSPAPPQDSMGYTMGSGGYDQQQPYDNSMGGYDPNLHQDLSP, from the exons ATGGAGGATCCAAATCGCATGATGGCTCACACTGGTGGAATGATGGCACCGCAGGGCTATAGCCTATCTGGGCAGGACGATGGCCAAAATACTGGCAACGAGAACGAAGTGCGGAAGCAAAAGGATATTGGCGAGATATTGCAACAAATTATGAGCATCTCTGAGCAGTCACTGGACGAGGCACAGGCTAGGAAGCACACACTAAACTGTCATCGAATGAAGCCGGCTCTATTCTCGGTACTCTGCGAAATTAAGGAAAAAACTG TTCTTTCAATTCGCAATACTCAGGAAGAAGAACCACCAGACCCGCAACTGATGCGACTAGATAATATGCTGATTGCCGAGGGCGTTGCTGGTCCCGAAAAAGGTGGTGGAGGCGCAGCAGCTGCATCCGCAGCAGCTGCTAGTCAGGGTGGCTCGCTATCGATTGATGGTGCTGACAATGCCATTGAACACTCAGACTATCGCGCAAAGTTGGCGCAGATTCGTCAGATCTATCACCAAGAGCTAGAGAAGTACGAGCAGGCTTGTAACGAGTTCACTACGCACGTTATGAATCTTCTGCGTGAGCAGAGTCGAACCAG ACCCATTACGCCCAAAGAAATCGAGCGAATGGTACAGATCATTCACAAAAAGTTTAGCTCCATACAAATGCAGCTGAAGCAGTCGACATGTGAAGCTGTAATGATTCTTCGTTCGCGCTTTCTAGACGCACGTCGAAAGCGGCGTAATTTTAGCAAGCAAGCATCAGAAATCCTCAATGAATACTTTTATAGTCATTTAAGTAACCCATATCCATCCGAGGAGGCCAAGGAGGAGCTGGCGCGTAAGTGCGGAATAACG GTCTCACAAGTATCCAATTGGTTTGGCAATAAACGCATTCGTTATAAAAAGAACATTGGTAAGGCACAAGAAGAGGCCAATTTGTATgcagccaaaaaggcagcaGGTGCTTCCCCCTATTCGATGGCAGGTCCGCCCAGTGGCACAACAACACCCATGATGTCACCAGCTCCGCCACAGGATTCAATGGGTTATACCATGGGCTCCGGTGGCTACGATCAGCAGCAACCATACGATAATAGCATGGGCGGTTACGATCCCAACCTCCACCAGGATCTTAGCCCTTGA
- the LOC117186275 gene encoding homeobox protein extradenticle isoform X2 yields MRLDNMLIAEGVAGPEKGGGGAAAASAAAASQGGSLSIDGADNAIEHSDYRAKLAQIRQIYHQELEKYEQACNEFTTHVMNLLREQSRTRPITPKEIERMVQIIHKKFSSIQMQLKQSTCEAVMILRSRFLDARRKRRNFSKQASEILNEYFYSHLSNPYPSEEAKEELARKCGITVSQVSNWFGNKRIRYKKNIGKAQEEANLYAAKKAAGASPYSMAGPPSGTTTPMMSPAPPQDSMGYTMGSGGYDQQQPYDNSMGGYDPNLHQDLSP; encoded by the exons ATGCGACTAGATAATATGCTGATTGCCGAGGGCGTTGCTGGTCCCGAAAAAGGTGGTGGAGGCGCAGCAGCTGCATCCGCAGCAGCTGCTAGTCAGGGTGGCTCGCTATCGATTGATGGTGCTGACAATGCCATTGAACACTCAGACTATCGCGCAAAGTTGGCGCAGATTCGTCAGATCTATCACCAAGAGCTAGAGAAGTACGAGCAGGCTTGTAACGAGTTCACTACGCACGTTATGAATCTTCTGCGTGAGCAGAGTCGAACCAG ACCCATTACGCCCAAAGAAATCGAGCGAATGGTACAGATCATTCACAAAAAGTTTAGCTCCATACAAATGCAGCTGAAGCAGTCGACATGTGAAGCTGTAATGATTCTTCGTTCGCGCTTTCTAGACGCACGTCGAAAGCGGCGTAATTTTAGCAAGCAAGCATCAGAAATCCTCAATGAATACTTTTATAGTCATTTAAGTAACCCATATCCATCCGAGGAGGCCAAGGAGGAGCTGGCGCGTAAGTGCGGAATAACG GTCTCACAAGTATCCAATTGGTTTGGCAATAAACGCATTCGTTATAAAAAGAACATTGGTAAGGCACAAGAAGAGGCCAATTTGTATgcagccaaaaaggcagcaGGTGCTTCCCCCTATTCGATGGCAGGTCCGCCCAGTGGCACAACAACACCCATGATGTCACCAGCTCCGCCACAGGATTCAATGGGTTATACCATGGGCTCCGGTGGCTACGATCAGCAGCAACCATACGATAATAGCATGGGCGGTTACGATCCCAACCTCCACCAGGATCTTAGCCCTTGA